A region of Lycium barbarum isolate Lr01 chromosome 3, ASM1917538v2, whole genome shotgun sequence DNA encodes the following proteins:
- the LOC132630895 gene encoding uncharacterized protein LOC132630895, with product MAKAYDRVSWSYLIKAKGYFHSTRGVKQGDPLSPALFILSVEVLSRALNLEFDNAEYVGYDDTIIFASAEGESLKRIMKILQDYEAISGHLINKGKSAFYMHHKISGALCQQVEQITGFKRDQFPLKYLGCPIFHSRRKKVYYNDLIKKVKNKLQNWQGKLLSLGGKAVLINSVLQTFMWNKYCKKKKPTEVQWKDGSQVWKRMIETRDQVDQQIWWDPINGVCDVWEDNWTKLGSLKQVIPPNFQIDTSIEEVSHFMIAEGWDVQKLHSKLPRKRLKHQLTFQNCGSKEFHSKYHSSFGDCGSSKYQWKIRNLANYNADVGIIGLRIQIYQTIVQWWYMQGPTKLKSVMQAAPAFICWQLWKRRNTIMHGDKMNKIKVINGINYRASRGNPGLSSASFCIRDEVGNLIYAESIAILDGIEFCIKNDLVPVMIESDSLSMINIIQGIWEIPWKISMEVNKINFWRNKGQVQFAHILREGTVHFHSFVDLPTGLKKILNTDKMMMPNFRSKIYRNREPD from the exons ATGGCAAAAGCCTATGATAGAGTATCTTGGTCATATTTGATAAAG GCCAAAGGATATTTCCATTCAACCAGGGGTGTCAAACAAGGTGATCCACTTTCACCTGCACTGTTCATCTTATCAGTAGAGGTGTTATCAAGAGCTCTAAATTTAGAATTTGACAATGCTGAGTATGTGGGCTAtg atgatactataataTTTGCATCTGCAGAAGGCGAGTCATTGAAAAGAATTATGAAGATACTGCAGGATTATGAGGCAATTTCAGGTCACCTGATCAATAAAGGCAAGAGTGCCTTTTATATGCATCACAAGATTTCTGGTGCACTGTGTCAGCAGGTGGAGCAGATTACAGGCTTTAAAAGGGATCAATTTCCATTAAAATACTTGGGATGCCCTATATTTCATTCAAGGAGGAAAAAGGTATATTACAATGACCTTATCAAGAAAGTGAaaaacaagctgcaaaattggcAAGGAAAATTGCTCTCTCTTGGTGGAAAAGCAGTTCTTATCAATAGTGTGCTTCAGA CCttcatgtggaataaatattgcaagaagaAGAAGCCTACAGAAGTGCAGTGGAAAGATGGATCACAAGTGTGGAAAAGAATGATAGAAACAAGGGATCAGGTGGATCAACAGATATGGTGGGACCCTATAAATGGAGTATGTGATGTATGGGAAGATAATTGGACTAAACTTGGCTCACTCAAACAGGTAATACCACCAAATTTTCAGATAGACACCAGTATTGAAGAAGTATCACACTTTATGATTGCAGAAGGCTGGGATGTACAGAAATTGCATAGCAAACTGCCAA GAAAAAGGCTCAAACATCAGCTCACTTTTCAAAATTGTGGTTCAAAGGAGTTCCATTCAAAATATCATTCTTCCtttggagattgtggaagttcaAAATACCAGTGGAAGAT CAGAAATTTGGCAAATTACAATGCTGATGTGGGGATAATTGGTCTAAGGATTCAGATTTATCAGACAATAGTGCAATGGTGGTATATGCAAGGTCCTACAAAACTCAAGTCAGTTATGCAGGCTGCACCAGCATTCATATGCTGGCaattatggaagagaagaaatactaTCATGCATGGGGATAAGATGAATAAAATAAAGGTGATAAATGGGATCAACT ATAGGGCCTCTAGGGGTAATCCAGGGTTGAGTTCAGCTTCTTTCTGCATTAGAGATGAGGTTGGAAACCTGATATATGCTGAATCTATAGCTATATTGGATGGAATTGAGTTCTGTATTAAAAATGATCTGGTGCCTGTAATGATTGAATCAGATTCTCTGTCCATGATAAACATTATTCAAGGAATATGGGAGATTCCTTGGAAAATCAGTATGGAAGTTAATAAGATCAACTTTTGGAGGAACAAGGGACAAGTGCAGTTTGCTCATATCCTTAGGGAAG gtacagttcattttcattcatttgtTGATTTGCCAACAGGTTTAAAGAAGATCCTCAATACTGATAAGATGATGATGCCTAATTTCAGAAGCAAGATCTACAGAAATAGAGAACCAGACTGA